Proteins encoded within one genomic window of Pongo pygmaeus isolate AG05252 chromosome 18, NHGRI_mPonPyg2-v2.0_pri, whole genome shotgun sequence:
- the PKMYT1 gene encoding membrane-associated tyrosine- and threonine-specific cdc2-inhibitory kinase isoform X1: protein MLERPPALAMPVPTEGTPPPLSGTPIPVPAYFRHAEPGFSLKRPRGLSRSLPPPPPAKGSIPISRLFPPRTPGWHQLQPRRVSFRGEASETLQSPGYDPSRPESFFQQSFQRLSRLGHGSYGEVFKVRSKEDGRLYAVKRSMSPFRGPKDRARKLAEVGSHEKVGQHPCCVRLEQAWEEGGILYLQTELCGPSLQQHCEAWGASLPEAQVWGYLRDTLLALAHLHGQGLVHLDVKPANIFLGPRGRCKLGDFGLLVELGTAGAGEVQEGDPRYMAPELLQGSYGTAADVFSLGLTILEVACNMELPHGGEGWQQLRQGYLPPEFTAGLSSELRSVLVMMLEPDPKLRATAEALLALPVLRQPRAWGVLWCMAAEALSRGWALWQALLALLCWLWHGLAHPANWLQPLGPPATPPGSPPCSLLLDSSLSSNWDDDSLGPSLSPEAVLSRTVGSTSTPRSRCTPRDALDLSDIDSEPPRGSFPSFEPRNLLSLFEDTLDPT, encoded by the exons ATGCTAGAAC GGCCTCCTGCGCTGGCCATGCCCGTGCCCACGGAGGGTACCCCGCCACCTCTGAGTGGCACCCCCATCCCAGTCCCGGCCTACTTCCGCCACGCAGAACCTGGATTCTCCCTCAAGAGGCCCAGGGGGCTGAGCCGGAGCCTCCCACCTCCGCCCCCTGCCAAGGGCAGCATCCCCATCAGCCGCCTCTTCCCTCCTCGGACCCCAGGCTGGCACCAGCTGCAGCCCCGGCGGGTGTCATTCCGGGGCGAGGCCTCAGAGACTCTGCAGAGCCCTGGGTATGACCCAAGCCGGCCAGAGTCCTTCTTCCAGCAGAGCTTCCAGAGGCTCAGCCGCCTGGGCCACGGCTCCTACGGAGAGGTCTTCAAG GTGCGCTCCAAGGAGGATGGCCGGCTCTATGCGGTAAAGCGTTCCATGTCACCATTCCGGGGCCCCAAGGACCGGGCCCGTAAGCTGGCCGAGGTGGGCAGCCACGAGAAGGTGGGGCAGCACCCATGCTGCGTGCGGCTGGAGCAGGCCTGGGAGGAGGGCGGCATCCTGTACCTGCAGACGGAGCTGTGCGGGCCCAGCCTGCAGCAACACTGTGAGGCCTGGGGCGCCAGCCTGCCTGAGGCCCAGGTCTGGGGCTACCTGCGGGACACGCTGCTTGCCCTGGCCCACCTGCACGGCCAGGGCCTGGTGCACCTTGATGTCAAGCCTGCCAACATCTTCCTGGGGCCCCGGGGCCGCTGCAAGCTGGGTGACTTCGGACTGCTGGTGGAGCTGGGTACAGCAGGAGCTGGTGAGGTCCAGGAGGGAGACCCCCGCTACATGGCCCCCGAGCTGCTGCAGGGCTCCTATGGGACAGCAGCGGATGTGTTCAG TCTGGGCCTCACCATCCTGGAAGTGGCATGCAACATGGAGCTGCCCCACGGTGGGGAGGGCTGGCAGCAGCTGCGCCAGGGCTACCTGCCCCCTGAGTTCACTGCCG GTCTGTCTTCCGAGCTGCGTTCTGTCCTTGTCATGATGCTGGAGCCGGACCCCAAGCTGCGGGCTACGGCCGAGGCCCTGCTGGCACTGCCTGTGTTGAGGCAGCCGCGGGCCTGGGGTGTGCTGTGGTGCATGGCAGCGGAGGCCCTGAGCCGAGGGTGGGCCCTGTGGCAG GCCCTGCTTGCCCTGCTCTGCTGGCTCTGGCATGGGCTGGCTCACCCTGCCAACTGGCTACAGCCCCTGGGCCCGccagccaccccgcctggctcaCCACCCTGCAGCTTGCTCCTGGACAGCAGCCTCTCCAGCAACTGGGATGACGACAGCCTAGG GCCCTCACTCTCCCCTGAGGCTGTCTTGTCCCGGACTGTGGGGAGCACCTCCACCCCCCGGAGCAGGTGCACACCCAG ggaTGCCCTGGACCTAAGTGACATCGACTCAGAGCCTCCTCGGGGCTCCTTCCCCTCCTTTGAGCCTCGGAACCTCCTCAGCCTGTTTGAGGACACCCTAGACCCAACCTGA
- the PKMYT1 gene encoding membrane-associated tyrosine- and threonine-specific cdc2-inhibitory kinase isoform X3, with amino-acid sequence MLERPPALAMPVPTEGTPPPLSGTPIPVPAYFRHAEPGFSLKRPRGLSRSLPPPPPAKGSIPISRLFPPRTPGWHQLQPRRVSFRGEASETLQSPGYDPSRPESFFQQSFQRLSRLGHGSYGEVFKVRSKEDGRLYAVKRSMSPFRGPKDRARKLAEVGSHEKVGQHPCCVRLEQAWEEGGILYLQTELCGPSLQQHCEAWGASLPEAQVWGYLRDTLLALAHLHGQGLVHLDVKPANIFLGPRGRCKLGDFGLLVELGTAGAGEVQEGDPRYMAPELLQGSYGTAADVFSLGLTILEVACNMELPHGGEGWQQLRQGYLPPEFTAGLSSELRSVLVMMLEPDPKLRATAEALLALPVLRQPRAWGVLWCMAAEALSRGWALWQALLALLCWLWHGLAHPANWLQPLGPPATPPGSPPCSLLLDSSLSSNWDDDSLGPGHPPCVTCPPAGPHSPLRLSCPGLWGAPPPPGAGAHPGMPWT; translated from the exons ATGCTAGAAC GGCCTCCTGCGCTGGCCATGCCCGTGCCCACGGAGGGTACCCCGCCACCTCTGAGTGGCACCCCCATCCCAGTCCCGGCCTACTTCCGCCACGCAGAACCTGGATTCTCCCTCAAGAGGCCCAGGGGGCTGAGCCGGAGCCTCCCACCTCCGCCCCCTGCCAAGGGCAGCATCCCCATCAGCCGCCTCTTCCCTCCTCGGACCCCAGGCTGGCACCAGCTGCAGCCCCGGCGGGTGTCATTCCGGGGCGAGGCCTCAGAGACTCTGCAGAGCCCTGGGTATGACCCAAGCCGGCCAGAGTCCTTCTTCCAGCAGAGCTTCCAGAGGCTCAGCCGCCTGGGCCACGGCTCCTACGGAGAGGTCTTCAAG GTGCGCTCCAAGGAGGATGGCCGGCTCTATGCGGTAAAGCGTTCCATGTCACCATTCCGGGGCCCCAAGGACCGGGCCCGTAAGCTGGCCGAGGTGGGCAGCCACGAGAAGGTGGGGCAGCACCCATGCTGCGTGCGGCTGGAGCAGGCCTGGGAGGAGGGCGGCATCCTGTACCTGCAGACGGAGCTGTGCGGGCCCAGCCTGCAGCAACACTGTGAGGCCTGGGGCGCCAGCCTGCCTGAGGCCCAGGTCTGGGGCTACCTGCGGGACACGCTGCTTGCCCTGGCCCACCTGCACGGCCAGGGCCTGGTGCACCTTGATGTCAAGCCTGCCAACATCTTCCTGGGGCCCCGGGGCCGCTGCAAGCTGGGTGACTTCGGACTGCTGGTGGAGCTGGGTACAGCAGGAGCTGGTGAGGTCCAGGAGGGAGACCCCCGCTACATGGCCCCCGAGCTGCTGCAGGGCTCCTATGGGACAGCAGCGGATGTGTTCAG TCTGGGCCTCACCATCCTGGAAGTGGCATGCAACATGGAGCTGCCCCACGGTGGGGAGGGCTGGCAGCAGCTGCGCCAGGGCTACCTGCCCCCTGAGTTCACTGCCG GTCTGTCTTCCGAGCTGCGTTCTGTCCTTGTCATGATGCTGGAGCCGGACCCCAAGCTGCGGGCTACGGCCGAGGCCCTGCTGGCACTGCCTGTGTTGAGGCAGCCGCGGGCCTGGGGTGTGCTGTGGTGCATGGCAGCGGAGGCCCTGAGCCGAGGGTGGGCCCTGTGGCAG GCCCTGCTTGCCCTGCTCTGCTGGCTCTGGCATGGGCTGGCTCACCCTGCCAACTGGCTACAGCCCCTGGGCCCGccagccaccccgcctggctcaCCACCCTGCAGCTTGCTCCTGGACAGCAGCCTCTCCAGCAACTGGGATGACGACAGCCTAGG CCCTGGACATCCTCCTTGTGTCACCTGTCCTCCTGCAGGCCCTCACTCTCCCCTGAGGCTGTCTTGTCCCGGACTGTGGGGAGCACCTCCACCCCCCGGAGCAGGTGCACACCCAG ggaTGCCCTGGACCTAA
- the PKMYT1 gene encoding membrane-associated tyrosine- and threonine-specific cdc2-inhibitory kinase isoform X2 yields MLERPPALAMPVPTEGTPPPLSGTPIPVPAYFRHAEPGFSLKRPRGLSRSLPPPPPAKGSIPISRLFPPRTPGWHQLQPRRVSFRGEASETLQSPGYDPSRPESFFQQSFQRLSRLGHGSYGEVFKVRSKEDGRLYAVKRSMSPFRGPKDRARKLAEVGSHEKVGQHPCCVRLEQAWEEGGILYLQTELCGPSLQQHCEAWGASLPEAQVWGYLRDTLLALAHLHGQGLVHLDVKPANIFLGPRGRCKLGDFGLLVELGTAGAGEVQEGDPRYMAPELLQGSYGTAADVFSLGLTILEVACNMELPHGGEGWQQLRQGYLPPEFTAGLSSELRSVLVMMLEPDPKLRATAEALLALPVLRQPRAWGVLWCMAAEALSRGWALWQALLALLCWLWHGLAHPANWLQPLGPPATPPGSPPCSLLLDSSLSSNWDDDSLGPGHPPCVTCPPAGPHSPLRLSCPGLWGAPPPPGAGAHPGKQVQGLGWAGLAFGS; encoded by the exons ATGCTAGAAC GGCCTCCTGCGCTGGCCATGCCCGTGCCCACGGAGGGTACCCCGCCACCTCTGAGTGGCACCCCCATCCCAGTCCCGGCCTACTTCCGCCACGCAGAACCTGGATTCTCCCTCAAGAGGCCCAGGGGGCTGAGCCGGAGCCTCCCACCTCCGCCCCCTGCCAAGGGCAGCATCCCCATCAGCCGCCTCTTCCCTCCTCGGACCCCAGGCTGGCACCAGCTGCAGCCCCGGCGGGTGTCATTCCGGGGCGAGGCCTCAGAGACTCTGCAGAGCCCTGGGTATGACCCAAGCCGGCCAGAGTCCTTCTTCCAGCAGAGCTTCCAGAGGCTCAGCCGCCTGGGCCACGGCTCCTACGGAGAGGTCTTCAAG GTGCGCTCCAAGGAGGATGGCCGGCTCTATGCGGTAAAGCGTTCCATGTCACCATTCCGGGGCCCCAAGGACCGGGCCCGTAAGCTGGCCGAGGTGGGCAGCCACGAGAAGGTGGGGCAGCACCCATGCTGCGTGCGGCTGGAGCAGGCCTGGGAGGAGGGCGGCATCCTGTACCTGCAGACGGAGCTGTGCGGGCCCAGCCTGCAGCAACACTGTGAGGCCTGGGGCGCCAGCCTGCCTGAGGCCCAGGTCTGGGGCTACCTGCGGGACACGCTGCTTGCCCTGGCCCACCTGCACGGCCAGGGCCTGGTGCACCTTGATGTCAAGCCTGCCAACATCTTCCTGGGGCCCCGGGGCCGCTGCAAGCTGGGTGACTTCGGACTGCTGGTGGAGCTGGGTACAGCAGGAGCTGGTGAGGTCCAGGAGGGAGACCCCCGCTACATGGCCCCCGAGCTGCTGCAGGGCTCCTATGGGACAGCAGCGGATGTGTTCAG TCTGGGCCTCACCATCCTGGAAGTGGCATGCAACATGGAGCTGCCCCACGGTGGGGAGGGCTGGCAGCAGCTGCGCCAGGGCTACCTGCCCCCTGAGTTCACTGCCG GTCTGTCTTCCGAGCTGCGTTCTGTCCTTGTCATGATGCTGGAGCCGGACCCCAAGCTGCGGGCTACGGCCGAGGCCCTGCTGGCACTGCCTGTGTTGAGGCAGCCGCGGGCCTGGGGTGTGCTGTGGTGCATGGCAGCGGAGGCCCTGAGCCGAGGGTGGGCCCTGTGGCAG GCCCTGCTTGCCCTGCTCTGCTGGCTCTGGCATGGGCTGGCTCACCCTGCCAACTGGCTACAGCCCCTGGGCCCGccagccaccccgcctggctcaCCACCCTGCAGCTTGCTCCTGGACAGCAGCCTCTCCAGCAACTGGGATGACGACAGCCTAGG CCCTGGACATCCTCCTTGTGTCACCTGTCCTCCTGCAGGCCCTCACTCTCCCCTGAGGCTGTCTTGTCCCGGACTGTGGGGAGCACCTCCACCCCCCGGAGCAGGTGCACACCCAGGTAAGCAGGTCCAGGGGCTAGGGTGGGCAGGGCTGGCTTTTGGATCCTGA
- the GREP1 gene encoding glycine-rich extracellular protein 1 yields MKPQMPGYLGVVKAQKPGAGEGMKPQKPGLRGTLKPQKSGYGHENGPWPGPCNARVAPMLLPRLPTPRVPSDKEGGWGLKSQPPSAVQNGKLPGHQPPNGYGPGAEPGFNGGLEPQQIGLGYGNGVLGARVFPEAHPQPGFHGANSFRNGDGVEALVYPKAAAPAPEGNGQAGVLWNSRWPTLQAWGASLKPGYQAGVEYAEARSQPGRCPLGKC; encoded by the exons ATGAAGCCTCAGATGCCAG GCTATTTGGGGGTTGTGAAGGCCCAGAAGCCAG GTGCTGGGGAGGGCATGAAACCTCAGAAGCCAG GCCTGCGAGGGACCTTGAAGCCTCAGAAGTCAG GATATGGCCATGAAAATGGGCCCTGGCCAG GTCCCTGCAATGCGAGGGTCGCTCCGATGCTCCTCCCCAGGCTTCCCACTCCCAGGGTCCCTTCGGACAAAGAGGGTGGCTGGGGCCTGAAATCCCAGCCCCCTTCCGCAGTGCAGAATGGCAAGTTACCAG GGCACCAGCCTCCAAATGGCTATGGACCAGGAGCAGAACCAG GTTTTAATGGTGGCCTCGAGCCACAGCAAATTG GTTTAGGTTATGGGAATGGTGTCCTGGGAGCCAGGGTCTTCCCCGAGGCCCACCCACAGCCAG GGTTCCATGGGGCCAATAGTTTTAGGAATG GGGATGGGGTGGAAGCTCTGGTGTACCCCAAAGCAGCAGCTCCAGCCCCTGAAGGAAATG GGCAGGCCGGGGTGCTGTGGAACTCTCGCTGGCCCACCCTCCAGGCCTGGGGGGCCAGCTTGAAGCCTGGATATCAGGCTGGAGTTGAATATGCTGAGGCCAGGAGCCAGCCAG GCCGCTGCCCTCTGGGGAAATGCTGA
- the LOC134738599 gene encoding uncharacterized protein LOC134738599 — MGKQQREDNLTIHIVRRRAPAIGWASRSAARGHLPRYEVTAGGALWGPGVEAATGVAAAAKLAARLPRSSSNPRLARARAHSRLGRARSTLPPTPLPPPSLPHPPLPGLPPGLSSGPPPPPPPSVLALAELPPLPALPLRPEPLAPWGAGAHLALPELPPEACSPAPPAAALALQDLPRLPAPAPPPAHLPLPPLPEAAVAACPGPVGACGRPPLVSEPPPQPLPPLPARPTPFSLLAPPETRDPWPLPAFSPPPPPPPPPPPPPHFFLSPPC; from the exons ATGGGTAAACAGCAACGAGAGGACAATCTCACAATCCACATCG TGCGGCGGCGGGCACCTGCGATTGGCTGGGCCAGTCGGAGCGCGGCGCGTGGCCACCTCCCGAGGTACGAGGTCACGGCGGGCGGCGCGCTCTGGGGCCCTGGGGTGGAGGCCGCAACTGGGGTGGCGGCCGCAGCCAAGCTGGCGGCGCGGCTGCCCCGCTCCAGCTCGAACCCGCGGCTCGCCCGCGCCCGCGCCCACTCGCGACTGGGCCGGGCCCGCTCGACGCTGCCGCCCACCCCGCTGCCCCCGCCGTCCCTGCCGCACCCGCCGTTGCCCGGCCTGCCGCCCGGCCTGAGCTccgggccgccgccgccgccgccgccctccGTTCTCGCCCTGGCCGAGCTGCCGCCGCTGCCCGCGCTCCCGCTGCGGCCCGAGCCGCTGGCGCCCTGGGGCGCCGGCGCGCATCTGGCACTGCCCGAACTGCCGCCCGAAGCCTGCTCACCCGCGCCCCCCGCCGCCGCGCTCGCACTGCAGGACCTGCCGCGCCTGCCTGCGCCAGCGCCGCCGCCCGCGCACCTGCCGCTGCCTCCGCTGCCCGAGGCCGCCGTAGCCGCATGCCCCGGGCCCGTGGGCGCGTGCGGCCGCCCGCCCCTGGTCTCCGAGCCGCCCCCGCAGCCGCTGCCGCCGCTGCCCGCGCGACCCACTCCCTTCAGCCTACTGGCGCCCCCCGAGACCCGCGACCCATGGCCGCTGCCCGCCTTttccccgcccccgccgccgccgccgccgccgccgcccccgccgcaTTTCTTCCTGTCGCCGCCCTGCTGA